From the Corythoichthys intestinalis isolate RoL2023-P3 chromosome 15, ASM3026506v1, whole genome shotgun sequence genome, one window contains:
- the eif5 gene encoding eukaryotic translation initiation factor 5: MSVNVNRSVSDQFYRYKMPRLIAKVEGKGNGIKTVIVNMVDVAKALNRPPTYPTKFFGCELGAQTQFDTKNDRYIVNGSHEANKLQDMLDGFIRKFVLCAECDNPETDLNVNPKKQTIGTSCKACGYRGMLDTRHKLCTFILKNPPEASDSGSATAKKEKEKKNRKKDKENGSGSGEAGNQENFDAPDAVDGDDDDDDWGEETTKEAQRRRMEEISDHAKNLTLSEDLEKPLEERVNLFYNFVKQRKEKGTVDTADKEILAEAERLDVKAMGPLILSELLFDENIREQLKKYKRHFLRFCHNNKKAQKYLLGGFECVVKLHQVQLLQRVPIILKDFYDADLLEEDVIFAWAEKVSKKYVSKELAKEIHAKAAPFIKWLKEAEEESEGSDQDDDQDDDENVEVVYSSSARELKVETVKAEKDEEDIDIDAI, encoded by the exons ATGTCTGTCAACGTCAACCGCAGCGTGTCAGACCAGTTCTACCGCTACAAGATGCCCCGTCTGATTGCAAAG GTGGAAGGAAAAGGTAATGGAATCAAGACggtcattgtcaacatggtcgATGTTGCAAAGGCGCTGAACAGGCCTCCAACAT ACCCGACCAAGTTTTTTGGCTGCGAACTGGGCGCTCAGACCCAGTTTGATACCAAAAACGACCGCTACATCGTCAACGGCTCGCACGAGGCCAACAAGTTGCAGGACATGCTGGACGGGTTCATCAGAAAGTTTGTGCTGTGCGCTGAATGCGACAACCCGGAAACAGATCTG AACGTGAATCCTAAGAAGCAAACCATCGGCACTTCCTGCAAGGCGTGCGGTTACCGTGGCATGCTGGACACCAGACACAAACTCTGCACCTTTATCCTCAAAAACCCGCCCGAGGCTAGCGACAGTGGATCCGCCACAGCCAAAAAGGAGAAAGAGAAGAAGAACCGCAAGAAGGACAAAGAGAACGGATCCGGAAGTGGAGAAGCCGGAAACCAGGAGAACTTTGACGCCCCTGACGCGGTG GACGGAGATGATGACGATGACGACTGGGGGGAAGAAACCACCAAGGAGGCTCAAAGGAGGAGAATGGAGGAGATCAGCGACCACGCCAAGAATCTGACGCTCAGCGAGGACCTGGAGAAACCGCTGGAGGAGAGAGTCAACCTCTTCTACAACTTTGTCAAA CAAAGGAAGGAGAAAGGCACTGTTGACACTGCTGACAAGGAGATTCTGGCCGAGGCGGAGCGTCTGGACGTGAAGGCCATGGGCCCACTCATCCTCAGCGAGCTCCTCTTTGATGAAAACATCCGTGAACAGCTCAAGAAGTACAAGCGACACTTCTTGCGG TTCTGTCACAACAACAAGAAGGCCCAAAAGTACCTACTGGGAGGCTTCGAGTGTGTGGTGAAGTTGCACCAAGTCCAGTTGCTGCAGAGAGTTCCCATCATCCTCAAAGACTTTTACGATGCCGACCTCCTGGAGGAAGATGTCATTTTTGCCTGGGCTGAGAAG GTGTCCAAAAAGTACGTCTCAAAGGAGCTGGCCAAGGAGATCCATGCCAAGGCGGCTCCCTTCATCAAGTGGCTGAAGGAggctgaagaggagagcgagggcAGCGACCAGGACGACGACCAAGACGACGACGAGAACGTCGAG GTGGTTTATTCCTCGTCGGCCCGAGAGCTAAAAGTGGAGACTGTGAAAGCTGAGAAGGACGAGGAAGACATCGATATTGACGCCATCTGA